TGGGTCGGTAGCTGGCGCCGTTCATGTGGATGTGGTGGCTGGTGTTGATCAGTCGGTCGAGCAGGGACTCGGCGACGACGGGGTTGGGGAACAGCGGATACCAGTCGACCGCGGAGCGGTTGGAGGTCAGCAGCAGCGATCGGCCGGCGCGTTCGTTGATCAGCTCGTAGAGGTCGTCGGCCTGGGCGGCGGTCAGCTCGCGCATCCCGAAGTCGTCGAGGATCAGCAGTGCAGGTCGGGCGAGCTCGCGCAGCCTTCGGGCCCAGCTGTGGTCGGCGTGTCCGCCGGCGAGTTCGGCGAGGATCCGGCTGGTCTTGGCGAAGCGGACGTCCGCGCCGTGCCGGATGGCCTGGTGGCCGAGGGCTTGGGCGATGTGGGTTTTGCCGACCCCGACCGGTCCGGTGAGGATCACCGACTCGCCGGCGGCCAGCCAGCGCAGCGCGGCCAGGTCGCGGATCTGGGCGGCGGGCAGCTTCGGGTTGGCGTGGAAGTCGAAGCCTTCGAGGGTGACCTGTTGCTCGAAGCGGGCCCGGCGCAGCCGGCGGGCGAACGCGGCCTGATCACGGCGGGCGACCTCGTCCTGGCAGAGCACGTCCTGGCAGAGCACTTGGAGGAACTCCAGGTGCCCGAGTTCCCCGGCGCGGGCCTGGGCCAGGCGCGCGTCGAGGGTGTCGAGCATCCCGGAGAGCTTGAGCGTGCGCAGGGCCGCGCGCAGGCCGTTGTCGGCGCTCATCGCCGGCGCCCCTTCCCGGAGGTAATGGACGTGGTGGGCATGGGGACGACGTTCGTGGGCGTGTCGGCCGCCGGGACGACGTGCGTCGTGGGCGGGACGACGTTCGGGGTGCTGGTTCTGCGGGCTGGTGCTGGCTCGGCGAACAGTGCTTCTGGTCCGTGCAGGTGCGCGGCGGCGCCGCCGTCACCGGCGGCGCGGGCCACTGCGTGGTGCTCGGTGCCCGCGACCAGGATGCCCTTGATGGTGCGATAGGTCGGGTCGCCGACCTCGAGCGCGCGGGCGCAGGCCGCCTCGAGCCGGTCCGGGGTGTAGCGGTCGGCCAGCCCGAGCACGCCTTGTGCGGCGCGCAGCCGGAACAGGGCGTTGACCTCCAGCAACTCGCCGACCACGGCGGTGACGGACTCGCCGATCTGAGCGGCGCGTTCGCGGCACCAGGTCGGGGTGCGCATGTGGAAGGCGATCTTCTCCGGCGGGTAGTCGGCGTAGTCGGTCTGCTTGCCCCGAGGCTTGGTGATGTGGATCTTGACCAGCGCGCCGTCGTGGAAGATCTGCACCGTGTGCGCGGTAGCGCGGGCGTCGACGTGCTGGCCGATCAGCCGCCAGGGCACCGAGTAGAGGGTCTTACCCACAACGGTGACGTGGATGTCCGGGCCGACCTTCGGGCGCGACCAGGTCGCGAGCTCGAACGCCCGCGCCGGCAACCCCAGCAGGGCGGGCTGAACCGTCCTGGGTGGTGGAGAGGCTCCTGATCCAGCAAGGAGACTGGAGCTGTGGGAGCACCTCGGAAGTTCGATGAGGAGACCCGTGCCCGCGCGGTCCGCCTCTATCTTGACCGTCTGCGTGATCACGGGGAGTCGAAGCTGGCCGCGCGCCGGCACGTCGGTGAGCTGTTGGATGTGAACCCGGCGACGATCCGCAATTGGGTCGAGGCCGAAGAGCGCGATTCCGGTTCCGGGGTTGGCTCGGCGGCGGGTGGCGATGACGCAGCGGCCGAGTTGCGACGGCTTCGTGCAGAAAATGCCGAGCTGCGGCGGGCGAATGAGATTCTGAAGACTGCTTCGGCGTTTTTCGCGCAGGCGGAGCTGGACCGTCGACTCAGGTAAGACTTCTGTTCGTTCACGAACATCGAAGCCGTTTCGGGGTCGAGCCGATCTGTGCCGTTTTGTCCGAACACGGTGTGCAGGTCGCCCCGCAGACGTATTATCGCTGGCGGTCCCGGCCGGTGACCGATCGCCAGTTGGATGAGGCGTATCTGGTGAATCGGATTGTGGATATCTATCGGAAGAACAGGTGTGTGTACGGGGTGCGGAAGATGTGGCGTGCGGCGCGGCGGGAAGGGCTCCGGGTCGGGCGGGACCAGATGGGCCGATTGATGCGTGTCGCCGGGATCCAGGGCGTGCGCCGCGGGGTCCACCACACGGCCACGACGACCCGTGATCAGCGCGCAGCCCGCCATCCTGACCTGGTCAAGCGGGCGTGGGCGGCGCCGACTCGACCGGATGCGCTGTGGGTCGTGGATTTCACGTATGTGTGGACCGCCTCCGGGTTCTGCTACGTGTCGTTCGTGACCGACGTCTACTCCCGCAGAATCCTCGGATGGAAGGCGTCGATGAGTAAGACCACCGATCTCGTCTCCGGGGCCTTGGCGCAGGCGTTGTCCACTCGCCAACGGGCGATCAGCGAGTTCACCTCCGAGGGTCTTATTCATCATTCGGATGCCGGGTCTCAATATACGTCTCTGGCGTTCACCGAGCAACTCGCCGAGGCTGGTATCGCCGGCTCGATCGGCACCGTCGGTGACGCGCTGGACAACGCGCTGATGGAGTCCACGATCGGCCTGTACAAGTCAGAGCTCATCGTTCCGTATGCTCATTCTCGGAACTGGATCGGTCTTCGTGAGGTGGAGCGAGAGACCGCGGAGTGGGTTCACTGGTACAACAGTGTGAGGCTCCACTCCTCCATTGACTATATGTCGCCGATCGAACGAGAAATGGTGTACGCTACATCCATCGCCCAACAGGGTGCGGTGGCCTGAACCTCAGCCTCTCGCAGACCCAGGACGGTTCACACCGCGTGCGCCGACAGGTGCCGATGCAGGTCCCACCACCCGGCCCACCCCTCGACGCCGTAGCCGGTCCGCACCCGGGCCCGCTCGGTGTGGGCATACGCCGCCCGGCCGGGCGGGATCGCCAGGACCGCCACACCGACTACCGCCAGGACGGCGCCGGTGACCACAACCATCACCTCGGGAAGAACCAGCAGGCCCACTCCCAGAATCAGCGCCATCGCCGACACCACAACCGGCACGGTCTGGCGCCACAGCAGCAGCGCCGCCGTGCCCGCGATGACCGCGCCGACCACGGTCGCCGAGACCGCCGGACCACACAGCAACACCAGGCCCAGCAACAGCCAACAGGCAGCGCCCACCTGGGCCAGCCCTCGGGACAGGATCCTCGCCGACCGCTCGCTGAGTCCGGCCCACACCGCAGAGGCCACGATCGACCGGACCAGCGGTAGCAGACCCCACCACCACACATGGCTCACAGCCCGCCGCATCGAGACCAACGCAGCAGCGCCCTGGCTCGAACGCTCCGGGGAGTGGCCCGATGCTGAGTCGCGGCGCTGGTCCTCGGCCGTTCCCGCTCGGTCTTGTTCAGATTCGACCGTTGCTGTGTCCTCAGGGTCGGGGGCCACGCTGTGCAACTCGGTGGGGTTCATGCGCCCACCCCCAGCGTCGCGCCACGATCAGGCCCGACGAGGACCAGAGCACCGGAACCACCAGACGAGCCGTCGTGCTCCGGGTCGGTAGACATGCCTGCGGACCGGTGCTGATCGTCGGCGCCCTCACTCTGTCCCATGCCGAGCTGGCGCTGGGCTTCCTCGATATCGCGGCGCCCAGTGCGTGGCGACTGGCCGAAGATCGCGGCGACCTGGGACCCGGTGAGCTCCACCGACGGTACGAGTCCTCCGCGGATCAGGTCCTTCACCTGCTCGACCCGGGCGGCCGGGTCCGCGCTGAGGAGCTCCTCACGTTCCCAGCGCACCCCGCCGACCGCGCTGGCCACCGGGAGACCTCGCGGCTCGTCGGCGTCCTCGAGCGCTGCCGCAGCCCGCGGCTCAGCCGCCTCCACCACGGCCGGCTCGGCCGCGATGCCTGCCGCGGTGAGACGGTCGCGGATCTCCGGTGCGGCCTCGGTCGCGACGAACACGACCAGCGGCGGCACCGAGTGCAGCAAGATCTGTCCCAGATCCAGCGCTCCCCACGCCTTCCAGGTGTTCATCGCATACGTCGCGCCCAGAGTCGCCCATCGGGCCCGGCGAGCCCAGGCCGGCGTCGCCAGCTGCCACCGGGACGTCGTCTGCTCCGCCAGTACCACCGCGATCAACACCAGCGAGACCATCGGGTCGAGCAGCCATGCCGCCCACCAGCCCGGAGACCACTCCTCGGCCTCGGTCGCCTCGGCCCCGAACTCCTGCACGTTGGTCATGCAGAACGCCATCCCAAGCACGATCCCGGTCCACATCAACCGGTTCACCTGGCTCCGGACACGCTCCACTTGCAGGGCAACCACATCCGGGTGCGTCGACAACGCCCGCACCTGCGCCGAGTGCTCGGCCTCCGCGGCCAGCTCCGTTGCCCGTTCCCGCAGCGACTGCGCGGACTTACGCGGCCACATCGAAACCACCCGACTGCCTAGAGGGCGACGGCGCGAGACGAGCCGCCCGGGCCCGCAGACCACGCAGTCAGCTCGCCGTCTCACGCCGAGACCTCTGCGCATCCTGACCCGCAAGATCCGGGGCAGGCGCCGCCTCGACGGCGCACCCACGGCACGACATACCGGCCGGCACGGTCAACGACACCGGATCGACCAGCAGGCCACACAGCGCCCGGTAGCGCCCGACAACACGCCCGCCGGCGAGTTCCTCCGCCGCAACCTCGTGCTCGAGCCCATCCCCAGCAGACGTCATCAGCGCGTTGTCATCGCGCTGGCTCTGACGAGGCGACCAGCCATCGGCACTGAGGCGGGCAACAGGCCGGCTTTCGACTGCCGCCATCGCAGGATGCGCGTGCCGCTGCTGAGGACTCGCGGATGTGGTCTCGGGCCTGTGGCCTCGGTTTGGGATCCTTGACATGACGGTCGTGCTCCTCGTGCTCGACGGCTGGGTGAGCGCGATCTGTCAGGCCCCGGCGGATGTGGCTGCATCCGCCGGGGCCGCCCACCGGCACATGCCGGGGAATCGCAGCCCCAGCTTATCCAGTGCTACGATGGATAACAAGCGATCGACTGACAGTCGAAGGTGCGTGGGTCGCTATCCAGTGGGTGATTGACTAGCTGGTCGGACTCGACCGACACTGACCTGGTCACACCCTGACCGGGAGGAACGCCGATGACCGAGCACGCGCACCAGCTCGAGATCCGCACGCTCGTAACCACCGCAAATCTGTGCGGCGAGAGTCGAGTCTGCCCATCCGTTCACGAAGTCGTCGGCACCCCCGAGCACCTGTGGGTCGTGTCCAAGCGGACCACCGCGACTGAGCACGCGGCGTTCAAGCATCTGCTCGCCGAGGGAGAGATCCTCGGCTGGATGCCCGCAGGCCTGCTCCCGGCCGCGTGCGACGCAGTCGCGCGCACCCATGGAGTTACCGGGCCTGGGGTCCATGCGGATCGGGTGTACGTGATCTCATCCGAGGTCACCGGAGAGGTCGAACTCATCGCCTTCGCCGAGCTGTTCGACCCCGTCACTGAACTGCTCGGCACAGTCAAGGCACGGCTTCTGGAAGGAGTAGCAGCATGATCGACGAGCAGCAGCTCGAAGCTGCCATCGACGAACACTTCCACTGCCCGGGCGACAAGCTTTTCCGGATGGAGTGCCTCCCCCGCTACATGGCGAGCGAGGGCGAGGAAAGCGACTTCCAGCGCTACCTCGCCGGCGCTGACGGACCCGACATGGAACGCAAGGAGCAGTGGCTTGCCATCCTGCGGGCCGAGGAGGCCCGCGGGCTGATCTCCTACCGCGTCCGCGCGTTCTCCAACACCATGACCGAGTACGAGCGGTATGAAGCCGACTGGTGCTACGTCCACAACGCCGCCGCCGGCGAGGACATCTCCGTGCTCCGAGACGGGGAGCATGACGCCCCAGCGTCAGTGATCAGGGAGGACTTCTGGCTGGTCAATGACGCGCTGCTCATCCCGATGCAGTACGACGAGTACGGCCGCTTCCTGAGCGCCGACATCGTCACCGACCCCGAGACGATCGCGCCGTACCTGCGGGCACGCGACGACGCCCACACGGCGGCGGAACCGTTTCGCCCGTGGTGGGACCGACACCCCGAGCTGCACCAGCGCCAGAAGGCAGCCTGACTCAGTTGCCAGATGCGCAGTCGAGCAGCTCACCGGACAGAAGCCCGCTGTCCGGTGAGTTGCTGCGCGCGCTACGTGAACAGACCGGCCTCAGCCAGAACCAGGCGCGCAAGGCAGCCGGGGTTGGGCAGTCCTCGCTGTCGCGTACCGAGGCCGGCGAATCGCGACCGACCCCACGACTGGTGCGCGCGGTGCTGCAGGTCTACGCACAGCACGGCGTCGGATCGCTGAGTCCCGAGCGCATCGACGAGCTCGTGGAGCAGGCACAAGCCCTGGAGGTCGAGCGCGTGGACGCCCGTGTCGTCCTGCAGAGCGGGAGCGCGCATCGGTTCCAGTGGCGCATTCACGAGGCCGAGCGAGTCGCCCGCCTGGTGCGCTCTTACCACCCGTCCGTGATCATCGGCCCGCTGCAGACACGGAGCTACGCAGGTGCGGTGTTCACCCCCGACGCGCAGCTCGACGAGCAGGACGCGGCTCAGTCCGTCGACGCTCGCATGGAGCGGGCCCAGCTGCTCACCGATCCCAGCCGCTCCTGGCAGATGGTTCAGAACGAGCAGGCCCTGCGGTGGCCGGTCGGCAGCTACGCACAGCAGGCCGAGCAACTGGAAAGCATCGCACGCATCGCCGCCCAACCGAACGTCAGTTTCCGGGTGCTGGCCCTCGACACGGTTGCGCCCCGACCGGCACCGGTATCGGGGTTCCACCTCTATGACGACACACAGGCACTCGTCGGCACCGAGTCCGGAAGCACCCTGATCCAGGACCCCGACTACATCGCCATGTACGCGCAGCTGCACGTCGAACTCTCCGAACTCGCCCTGTCCGAAGACGAGTCACTCGAGCTACTGCGACGTCTGATGCACGATTACCGGGAACGAAGCTAGACACCGCGGCCGCCGCCCTGGTAACTGCAGCACCCCCAGCCGGACACTCATCTGAGGAGACACAGCCACCACACACCACCACACCGCGAACACGCAGGCATCGGCCGCAACTGCCATCGAGCACGCCCGGCGCCTCGACCCGGCGCTGCGTGCGTTCCTCTCCCTCGGTCTGGACACCGGCGGGTCACCTCATCCCGGCGCCCCGGCTGGATCCCCGCTGGCCGGTCTCCCGATCACGGTCAAGGGCGAACGAGGCGCCCGACACCCTGGTGTACAAGCACTCCTCCGAGCCGGGGCCGTGCCCATCGGGACCACATCAGTCCCCCGTGGCCCGCGTGGCTACCAGACCTGGGGCCACACCGATCGAGGCCTAACGCGTAACCCGTGGCGAGCAGACCTATCCCCCGGCGGGTCGTCCGCCGGCGCCGCCGCGGCGGTCGCGGCCGGGATCGTCCCGCTGTCCTGCGGCAGTGATGGCGCCGGGTCCGTCCGTATCCCAGCAGCGTGGTGCCACGTGATCGGCTTCAAACCGAGCACCGGGCGCGCCCCCACCCCGGATCCGGCCGGTCTCGCCGTACCGGGCGTGCTGGTCCGCGACCCCGCTCTCCTGCAGCCCTGGGCCGCAGCCGTGCTCCCCGACTGGTCGCCACCTACAGGACTGCCAGAGCCACCTCTTGCGGCCGCCGCATGGTCGGCCACCCTCGGCTATGCCGGTCCGCACCTCGACCCCGAGGTCGCCGAGATCGCCGAGCGGGCAGCCCAGGCACTCTGCGCCCGAGCCGGCCTGGCCCTGTCCCGGCCGGGGGTCAACCTCACCGACCCCGAGAACGCGTGGATGACTCTGCGCAGCAACACCTCGAGCGCAGCGAAGCAGCGCCGCGCGCAGCGAACGCGACATGACAACAACCGCCGCCTCACCGAGCTCTTCCAGAGCGCCGATCTGCTGATGACGCCCACGACCCCAGGACGAGCGCATGGCCACGACGGACCCGGCGAACATCTCAGCGTCGCGCTCACCTGGGGCATCAACCTGTCCGGCCACCCTGCGGTGAGCGTGCCGGCCGGCTTGACCGCCGATGGCTGCCCAGTAGGCCTGCAGATCATCGCCCGCCCCTGCGGCGACGAGCGGCTTCTGCAACTCCTCGACGACCACGTACCGCAGGCCCCGATCGCGACCCCCCGCAGCAGGCCATGACGAACCCGGAGCCGTGAACGATGATGACCGCTATGACTACGGCCCACACCCACGGCCTGACGCTGGCCAGCGACGCGATCCTGAGCTGGACGCATCGCTATGGGTCGACCACGTCGTGCCTGGCTCGGCTTCGCGGTGCCCGCGACCCGGCCACTGCCGATCGCCTGCTGCTGACCGTCGTGCTCAGCGAGCTGCGTGGCCAGCCTCGCGGGCACTACGTCCTGTCCGACGTCGCCGGTGCCGCGAACAGCGCGCGCGCCCAGCTCGTGCCGGGCAGCGTCGACCCGGGTGCGATCACCTGGTTGGTGCACCACGGTCCGTTCTCCAGCGCCGACCCGACCGGGCCGGAATCGCTGACCCGCGTTGACCTGCGCTGGACTCTCGACCGCTACAGCGTCCCGGCCTGGGACGACGTCGCTCGGCTCGACTACGACGACTCCTACCAGCTGCTCGCCGAGCTACGGCTGCGGCCGGTCGAGGAGGTCCTCGACGCGATGCCCTGGGACATCCCCCGACCCCGACAAGACGGCGGCGACACCGGCCCGCACCAGGGATGACCGACGCCCCACATCCTCGCGAGATCCCTGGCCGCGCGATCCTGGCCGAGGTACGCGACACCTACCGCGACGCCTACGCCCACACGCTGCAGGAACGCGGCAGCCGGGTGATGGTCGTGCGGTTCGAGTCGACCTCCGACGACACCGTCTGGGCCGCGCGGATGGAGGCATCCCGCGTCTCGGCCGAGCAGAAGGTCCGCACCTTCACCGCACTCGGCGCCACCTCGGACCACATCGTCGTGCCCGACGCCGTGGAGCTCGGCGAGATCGCCCGAGTCATCCACCGCGCGAACGACGACCCCCAAATCGCCGGGATCATCGTCCAGGCTCCACCGCCCCAAGCCGTGCTCGCGCTGCTCAACGAGATCGACCCCGCGAAGGACATCGACTCCCTCGGCATCTTCGCGCCACGCACCGCGTGTGCGACCGCCGACGGCATCGTGCGCATCGCCGAGCCCTACCTGCCCGATGCCCGCATCGCTGTGGTCGGCAGCAGCGGTTTCGTCGGCTCCGGCGTCGTCGCGCTCCTGCGCCAGGGTGGCCACGACCCGATCCTGTTCGAGGACGGGGACGACCTGCGCCGCCTCCGCGACGCTGACGTCGTCCTCTCGACCCCCGGGAGTCCCTGGCTGCTCACCCCCGACCACATCCACTCCGAGCACCGCCTGGTCGTCGACTCCGGGTTCACCCCGCACCCCGACGGCCCCCGCGGCGACCTCCACCCCGACGCCGCCGCCCAGCCACACGTCGTCACCCCCGTGCCCGGCGGGATCGGCCCCGTAGAGATGGCCGTACTCGCAGAACGCGTCATTCAGCAGGAAGCCGCCCCCGCTCTCGGCGCTTGGCGCTTCCACGGCCTCGAGACCGCGCACCAGACCCTGACCACCGCCCACGACGATGTGGCACAGCATTCCCAGCAGAGCATCGAGCCCATCTCACACGGCGAGGAACTCGAGGACGGCCTCGAACTTGACTAACTGGCCGCGGGCGTTCCCGCACGAGCCTCAGAGCGCCCCCGCTTGAGATGGTCTCCGCTGGCTCGACTCCACTAGCTCCTCCTCCTGCCCTGTCGGCCAGGCCTTGGGACCAGTGGACGAGGAGAGGCAATCCAATGCGCGGCAGACCGTCCCGCGTGTCGCCTACCCAACATTCAGAATCTGGGCCATGATGACTCCCATGCCGAGGAGATCATCTGGCCGCGCGAAGGGACGCCCTTCGAAGGGCCGCCGCGTCGTGATCTTCCCCCGACTGCCGCTCGCAGCCGAGGGAGCGCTCAGAGACCTGGTCGCACGGCGAGGTCTGACCTTGTCCGAGATCGGAGCAGAGCTCTTCGCAGAAGGACTCCGGAACCTCTCGGAGCTGCCCGCGCCGTTGCCTATGCGGTACAGCCCGGCTGAGAGCGAGGACATGACGGTCCGGATCCCTGAGGCCGAAGGAGCAAAGCTCCGGGCCTTGGCGAAACAGCTGGACCGGAGCCTTGCGATCGTCAGTGGCGCGCTGATCGAAATCGGGCTTCGGCACGCCGGTGAACTGCCGGGTCAGATCCCCGTGCAGTACATGACGACCCAGGAGCAACTGCTGACGACCAAGGCCTCGTAAACGAGAACGAGGCGGCCTCCGCCACAGAGGCCGCCTCGGTTCGTTCTCGCGTCAGCCGGTCATGCACCCGAGGTGACGCCGTAGCCCCGGCGAACCGGGGCCGATCCCCCACCTGCGAAGAAGGGGCGCTTTCGCGTGTCCAGGATACATCCTGGGCCGGGAGCCGACCACTACAGACACGGGGCGAGTTCGTCGTGCCCAGAATCTGCACGTTCGTCAGCGGACGGCAGCGGGTTCTGCACACTGTGTTACGAGCACGGCGCGTTCACCCTGGCCTCCGGCCCCTCCCAGCTCTGCCTGCTCCACCAGGTCCCGCTCACTG
The Pseudonocardia sp. EC080619-01 DNA segment above includes these coding regions:
- a CDS encoding amidase family protein; protein product: MTVKGERGARHPGVQALLRAGAVPIGTTSVPRGPRGYQTWGHTDRGLTRNPWRADLSPGGSSAGAAAAVAAGIVPLSCGSDGAGSVRIPAAWCHVIGFKPSTGRAPTPDPAGLAVPGVLVRDPALLQPWAAAVLPDWSPPTGLPEPPLAAAAWSATLGYAGPHLDPEVAEIAERAAQALCARAGLALSRPGVNLTDPENAWMTLRSNTSSAAKQRRAQRTRHDNNRRLTELFQSADLLMTPTTPGRAHGHDGPGEHLSVALTWGINLSGHPAVSVPAGLTADGCPVGLQIIARPCGDERLLQLLDDHVPQAPIATPRSRP
- a CDS encoding helix-turn-helix transcriptional regulator, translating into MPDAQSSSSPDRSPLSGELLRALREQTGLSQNQARKAAGVGQSSLSRTEAGESRPTPRLVRAVLQVYAQHGVGSLSPERIDELVEQAQALEVERVDARVVLQSGSAHRFQWRIHEAERVARLVRSYHPSVIIGPLQTRSYAGAVFTPDAQLDEQDAAQSVDARMERAQLLTDPSRSWQMVQNEQALRWPVGSYAQQAEQLESIARIAAQPNVSFRVLALDTVAPRPAPVSGFHLYDDTQALVGTESGSTLIQDPDYIAMYAQLHVELSELALSEDESLELLRRLMHDYRERS
- a CDS encoding tetrahydrofolate dehydrogenase/cyclohydrolase catalytic domain-containing protein gives rise to the protein MTDAPHPREIPGRAILAEVRDTYRDAYAHTLQERGSRVMVVRFESTSDDTVWAARMEASRVSAEQKVRTFTALGATSDHIVVPDAVELGEIARVIHRANDDPQIAGIIVQAPPPQAVLALLNEIDPAKDIDSLGIFAPRTACATADGIVRIAEPYLPDARIAVVGSSGFVGSGVVALLRQGGHDPILFEDGDDLRRLRDADVVLSTPGSPWLLTPDHIHSEHRLVVDSGFTPHPDGPRGDLHPDAAAQPHVVTPVPGGIGPVEMAVLAERVIQQEAAPALGAWRFHGLETAHQTLTTAHDDVAQHSQQSIEPISHGEELEDGLELD
- a CDS encoding DUF6879 family protein produces the protein MIDEQQLEAAIDEHFHCPGDKLFRMECLPRYMASEGEESDFQRYLAGADGPDMERKEQWLAILRAEEARGLISYRVRAFSNTMTEYERYEADWCYVHNAAAGEDISVLRDGEHDAPASVIREDFWLVNDALLIPMQYDEYGRFLSADIVTDPETIAPYLRARDDAHTAAEPFRPWWDRHPELHQRQKAA
- a CDS encoding IS3 family transposase (programmed frameshift), which codes for MGAPRKFDEETRARAVRLYLDRLRDHGESKLAARRHVGELLDVNPATIRNWVEAEERDSGSGVGSAAGGDDAAAELRRLRAENAELRRANEILKTASAFFGAGGAGPSTQVRLLFVHEHRSRFGVEPICAVLSEHGVQVAPQTYYRWRSRPVTDRQLDEAYLVNRIVDIYRKNRCVYGVRKMWRAARREGLRVGRDQMGRLMRVAGIQGVRRGVHHTATTTRDQRAARHPDLVKRAWAAPTRPDALWVVDFTYVWTASGFCYVSFVTDVYSRRILGWKASMSKTTDLVSGALAQALSTRQRAISEFTSEGLIHHSDAGSQYTSLAFTEQLAEAGIAGSIGTVGDALDNALMESTIGLYKSELIVPYAHSRNWIGLREVERETAEWVHWYNSVRLHSSIDYMSPIEREMVYATSIAQQGAVA